From a region of the Zingiber officinale cultivar Zhangliang chromosome 10B, Zo_v1.1, whole genome shotgun sequence genome:
- the LOC122029976 gene encoding (3S,6E)-nerolidol synthase 1-like: MLPLIQLPCSSCFSCSLGNPNRSIKSSRHKQQQQKQQKLVVPITDDRAHGEIRNMLCDARSSSELMLAIDCVQKLDVEHHFEEEIVAALESLYRESYADQLHRRVNTLHEAALLFRLLRQTRYPVSSDIFLRFTDHKRGEFMPSLTGGSHGIVSLLEASYLNTGEGILYEANRFATHHLNSSMPHFAPHFAKFIRQTLAHPYHVSLQSYRARRFLVSLGGGEQGRRKIVEEFARRDFKEVQLLHLQELEQVTSWWETLGLARELKFARDQPSKWYTWSMTVLSNPKFSSYRVALTKVIAFVYLIDDIFDVYGSLDELKLFVKAMNKWELSANIDPLPICMKITYTALFETTNEIAQMIYKEHGWNPMDSLKNAWIELCNAFLVEAKWFEQSQVPTSHDYFKNGIFSCGVPVVLIHIYFLLGQAITHENVSYLETYPNLISCPATILRLWDDLGSAKDEEQDGKDGSFLECFMKENPHCSFEVAKEEVMRLITKAWEELNKESFSSSTKFSRDFVKCCLNTARMVRVMYSYNEKHKLPMFEDYVNLLLIENF; the protein is encoded by the exons atgctGCCCTTAATTCAACTACCCTGCAGCTCTTGCTTTAGCTGTTCTCTAGGAAACCCAAATCGCAGCATCAAGAGCTCCAGGCACaagcagcagcagcagaagcAGCAGAAGCTGGTGGTGCCAATTACAGACGACCGTGCTCATGGT GAGATCAGAAACATGCTCTGCGATGCCAGGAGCTCGTCGGAGTTGATGCTGGCGATCGACTGCGTTCAGAAGTTGGACGTCGAGCACCATTTCGAGGAAGAGATTGTAGCTGCGCTGGAATCGTTGTACAGGGAGAGCTACGCAGATCAGCTTCACCGGAGAGTGAATACTCTGCATGAAGCTGCCCTTTTGTTCCGTTTACTTCGACAGACTCGATACCCTGTGTCATCAG ATATTTTTCTCAGGTTTACAGATCACAAACGTGGTGAGTTCATGCCATCTCTCACAGGAGGAAGCCATGGAATTGTGAGCTTACTCGAAGCATCCTACTTGAACACCGGCGAGGGCATTCTTTATGAAGCCAATAGATTTGCTACTCACCACCTCAATTCTTCGATGCCACACTTTGCACCTCATTTTGCCAAATTTATCCGTCAAACTTTAGCTCATCCTTATCATGTGAGCTTGCAGAGCTACAGAGCTAGGCGATTTCTGGTTAGCCTTGGAGGAGGGGAACAGGGAAGGAGGAAAATAGTTGAGGAATTTGCAAGGAGGGATTTCAAGGAGGTTCAATTGCTACACCTTCAAGAATTGGAGCAAGTCACAAG TTGGTGGGAGACTCTCGGTCTGGCGCGGGAACTAAAGTTTGCTCGAGATCAACCGTCGAAATGGTACACGTGGTCGATGACGGTTCTTTCAAACCCTAAGTTCTCGAGCTATCGAGTTGCGCTTACGAAAGTCATTGCATTTGTCTACCTCATTGACGATATTTTCGATGTGTATGGATCGTTGGATGAACTCAAACTCTTCGTCAAAGCTATGAATAA ATGGGAGTTATCGGCGAATATCGATCCACTTCCAATTTGTATGAAAATAACCTACACCGCATTGTTTGAGACGACAAATGAGATTGCACAAATGATATACAAGGAACATGGGTGGAATCCAATGGACTCTTTGAAAAAtgcg TGGATAGAACTATGCAACGCATTTTTGGTGGAAGCCAAATGGTTCGAGCAAAGTCAAGTCCCGACGAGCCATGACTATTTCAAAAATGGCATATTTAGCTGTGGTGTGCCAGTCGTATTGATACACATATACTTCCTATTAGGCCAAGCTATAACACATGAGAATGTGAGTTATTTGGAGACTTACCCCAATCTAATATCTTGCCCAGCAACAATTCTTCGACTTTGGGATGACTTGGGAAGTGCTAAG GATGAAGAACAAGATGGAAAAGATGGCTCATTCTTAGAGTGCTTCATGAAGGAGAACCCACATTGCTCATTTGAAGTCGCAAAGGAAGAAGTGATGAGACTGATTACTAAAGCATGGGAGGAGCTAAATAAAGAAAGCTTTAGCTCATCGACCAAATTTTCTCGAGATTTTGTGAAATGTTGTTTAAACACTGCGAGGATGGTTAGGGTAATGTATAGTTATAACGAGAAGCATAAGCTTCCTATGTTTGAGGACTACGTGAACTTGTTACTCattgaaaatttttaa